The Plasmodium brasilianum strain Bolivian I chromosome Unknown PB_00_12, whole genome shotgun sequence genome window below encodes:
- a CDS encoding fam-l protein — MEQKIMFLFIKTSLFILLPWSSLNKNLVEKCNHCRKINSRNYRLLEKYKQYKDSSVIDFRAEMPNNIVKKKKYIYNNNSNKGTKRKHKHSCKSSISTEEYGKNVKKNKCGKPKTKEYFDFEEKIFKKLDYEDYLKNIKTIEYKEYKKLSCKKRRVRISLLLLVILVLILPILDLSLEKFIDGGLLGLLELLSPVEAKGGGVASGVEGALNTLLSKSSWGMLEKISASTIFFYCVPFLIFVVIFIFGMIYYYRKVLKYENIKFRKRSNKK; from the exons atggaacaaaaaataatgttcttatttattaaaacctCACTGTTTATACTTTTACCTTGG agttctttaaataaaaacttgGTTGAAAAATGCAATCAttgtagaaaaataaattctagAAATTATCGacttttagaaaaatataaacagtaTAAGGATTCAAGTGTAATTGATTTTAGAGCAGAAATGCCAAATAAtatagtgaaaaaaaaaaagtatatatataataataatagtaataaaggAACAAAAAGAAAGCACAAACACTCATGTAAAAGTTCAATAAGTACTGAGGAATACGGTAAAAatgttaagaaaaataaatgtggTAAACCtaaaacaaaagaatatttcgattttgaagaaaaaatatttaaaaaacttgATTATGAAGATTACCTTAAAAATATCAAGACTATCGAATAtaaggaatataaaaaactatcATGTAAAAAGCGAAGAGTACGAATTTCCCTACTTTTGTTAGTTATCCTGGTATTAATACTACCCATATTAGATCTTTcattagaaaaatttatagatGGTGGTTTGTTGGGTTTATTAGAGTTGTTATCGCCAGTTGAAGCTAAAGGAGGTGGTGTTGCGTCTGGGGTAGAGGGAGCTTTGAACACTTTGTTAAGTAAAAGCAGTTGGGGTATGTTAGAGAAAATATCTGCGTCAactattttcttttactgtGTACCTTTCCTTATATTTGTtgtcatatttatatttggaATGATTTATTACTATAGAAAAGTtctaaaatatgaaaatattaagttcAGAAAAAGATCAAATAAGAAGTAA